The Nilaparvata lugens isolate BPH unplaced genomic scaffold, ASM1435652v1 scaffold6472, whole genome shotgun sequence genomic interval TTCGTCCTGCTCCACCTAGACGAGTTGGAAACCAGCGACTGAATACTTTTGTATGGGATGACGAGGATGCTGTTCCAACTGTGGAAGTATTCAATGATAATAGTGGTGTGACTGAAAATTTCAACTTAGATAATAGTAGTTCAGTGCTAGACTTTTTCTCTTACTTTGTTGATAATCAAGTTATTGGTGTTTTCAAGGAACAAACTAATCTATATGCAAGacaaaagttgagaaaaatgaGAAGTACTAATACTCTAAAAGCTAATTCTAGAATGAATGAGTGGAAAAGTGTGACAAAAGCAGACATAAAAAAGTTCATAGgcataatttttcatcaaagtATTAGCAATAGACCTCAGATAATTGATCACTGGAGTAAAGACCCCACTATTTCTTGTAACTACTGTCCCAATGTTATGAGCAAGAACagatttcttcttattctttcaaaccTTCACTTGAACGATAATTCGAAATTTATAAAGAAAGGTGAGCCAGGTCATGATCCACTTTATAAAAATCGACCTTTGattttataaagaaaaatcaaTCCGAGAGGATGCCGTTGCTAAAATAACAGATTGGAGGATTAAAACTGGATAAAACTGGATAAAACTAACTGGacccaag includes:
- the LOC120356315 gene encoding piggyBac transposable element-derived protein 5-like, with protein sequence MASDNLNDSDIDALLEGDFSENSDEDFLLDNSDDDPDYIQQELQNNQDSQSEMDETDENQASDEPATIRPAPQPATIRPAPPRRVGNQRLNTFVWDDEDAVPTVEVFNDNSGVTENFNLDNSSSVLDFFSYFVDNQVIGVFKEQTNLYARQKLRKMRSTNTLKANSRMNEWKSVTKADIKKFIGIIFHQSISNRPQIIDHWSKDPTISCNYCPNVMSKNRFLLILSNLHLNDNSKFIKKGEPGHDPLYKNRPLIL